From the Armatimonadota bacterium genome, the window CTGTGCAGCGAGGACACCTTTGTAGACTGTCCCTCATACGAGCAAACTTTCTGGGTGGGCGACGCCCGCAACGAGAGCCTGTTCAGTTACACCGCCTTCGGGGATGCGCGTCTGGCGCGACGATGCCTGCTGCTGGCGGGCGAGTCGCTGTGGCGGTCGCCGCTAGTGGAGAGCCAGGTGCCTAGCGGCTGGGAGGATATCCTGACCGCATGGAGCCTGCTGTGGACTATCGCCTGCGAGGAGTACTATCGCTTCACCGGCGACCGGGCGTTTTTGGAGGAGGTTTACCCCGCCGTGCGCCAGCAGAACCAGAACATCCACGAGCGGTTCATCAACGGGCAGGGCTTGCTGGAGATAGAGGCGTGGAACATGCTGGACTGGGCGCCGATGGATACACCCCGCACGGGCGTGGTGACGCACCAGAACATGTGGCTGGTGGAGGCGTGGCGTCGCAGCGCGAAGATGGCGCGCACTCTGGGTAAAGACGCTGAGGCGGATCTGTATCTGCGCTGGGCGGAGGAGCTGAAGCAGGCGATTAACAAACATCTGTGGGACGAAGAGAAGCAGGCGTATATCGACTGCATCCATGCCGACGGGCAGCGCAGCTCCGTTATCAGTCAGCAGACGCAGACGGTAGCCTACCTGTGTGACATCGTGCCCGACGACAAGCGCGCGTTGTTTGAGAGGTATCTCACCGATGTGCCCGAGGGGTGGGTACGTGTGGGTAGCCCCTTCATGATGGCGTTCACCATCGAGGCGTTAGAGAAGGCGGGTGACATCGGGCGAATCCTGCAGCTGATACGCCGGTGGTGGGGCATGATGGTACACGCGGGAGCCACCTCTTGCTGGGAGACCTTCCCGGGTTACCTGAGCCAGGAGTGGCCCACACGCAGTCACTGCCATGCCTGGAGCGCGGCGCCGGCATTTGCCCTGCCCTCGTATGTGATCGGTGTGCGCCCGCTGGATCCGGGATTTGCGCGTTTCGAGGTGCGCCCGTTCCTGGGCGATTTGGAGTGGGCGAAGGGCATCGTGCCCACGCCTCGTGGCGAGATACATATTGCCCTGCGCCGCGAGGGAGAGCGGATACTCGCACAAGTCACCATACCACCGGGAACGGTTGCGGTGATTGGTGGCCAGGAGTACGGCGAGGGGAGGCATGAGGTCACGGTGTAGCCTTCTGGAGGGCGAGGCTCCCGCCGAGCCGTTGTGGGGCATGTTGTTCGGCTCACCGGGGCGTATCGCCCCCGCGATTTTTCAATCGCGAGGCAACTCTATGATAGCATTGCCATTTGACAGGTCAATAGTGGTGCGTCAAGCATCAAAGTTGCTAGGGAACACCCAGCGACTAGAAGTCGCGGGCAACCATTGCACCGCCCCTTCGGTGGTTAACAACCTGCGCCAGCGGGTTTCGTTCTCCGTTGCCAGCGATTTTCAATCGCTGGGACAATCACAGAATGTGAAGAAACAGCCTTGATGACAGACTACTAATATACCCCAATCACTCCTCATTTTTTTAGAGCACCCCTTGTAAACTATTGACTCTGTAGTATAGTACGGGTTGTATACTTCCAGTAGAATGAGGTGAAGCGGGATGCATGCTCTAACTATCGGAAAACTTGCAAAGCGCGCTGGGGTGGGTGTGGAGACCATCCGCTTCTATGAGCGCCTGGGGTTGCTTGAGAGCTCCGAGCGCAGAGACTCAGGTTATAGGCTGTATTCAGAAGAGGGCCTTCGGAGGCTTCGGTTCATCCGACGAGCCAAAGAGCTTGGCTTCACACTCAAGGAAATCAAGGAGCTCCTGGATTTGCGGACTAGCGCGTTGTCGGAGGAACAATGCGAAGAGGTGCGGACGTTGGCTGAGCGCAAGATCGCAGACATTCGCGAAAGGATAGTCACGCTTCAGCGGATGGAAGCCGTGCTGCTCAGACTGGTGGATAGTTGTTGCAGGCGTGAACCCACCCAAGAGTGTCCGATCCTTGAGGCAATTCAGGAGACGCCGGAACAAAGGGAGGAAAATAGCTATGCAACGTCGTGATACGAACACTGGCCGTCGAACGCGTACAATCGCGACCGTCGCTCAAGCAGGTGCGCTGGTCGCTGCCGTTGTCGCCTCGGCTTGCTGCTGGTTGCCCCTGTTGCTGGTCGCACTGGGGCTTTCAGGCGGTACGCTTGCAGCCAGATTCGAAGGTTTGCGAGGGATACTTTTGCCTGTTACCTTTGCGCTTCTTGGCGTCGCTTTCGCTCTAACCTACCGAAAACCTCGAGGGGGTAACTGCGCAGATGCGGGTGCGACAGGCGGCTCAGTTTGTTGCTCGCCAGGCATCTGGGGAAGGACAAACAGGCTCCTGCTCTGGGTGGTTACGCTGGGGGTACTGGCGTTTGCTTTCTTTCCGAATTACCTGCCCCTCCTGCTTGCGAGCAGATACCGAATAGCAGACACTGCACCGAATACTCCCCGCGTGGAATGGGTCATGGAGATTAAAGGGATGACCTGTCAGGGATGCGCTGTGCACGTCGAACAAGAACTGCGCAAAGTGCCCGGTGTACTTGAGGCAACGGTAGCCTTCGATAAGGGAAACGCCAGCATAGTCAGCAAGCCAGAGGTTACTACCACCAGCCTGCAAAGGGTGGTCGAACGGGCAGGATACACTGTTTCTTCTATCACGAGGAAGAGCGGGCATCAGGGAGGTGCACGATGATCAGTAACACTCCATCGCTAGAGGCTGTTCCGTTTTCGGGC encodes:
- the zntR gene encoding heavy metal-responsive transcriptional regulator, whose translation is MHALTIGKLAKRAGVGVETIRFYERLGLLESSERRDSGYRLYSEEGLRRLRFIRRAKELGFTLKEIKELLDLRTSALSEEQCEEVRTLAERKIADIRERIVTLQRMEAVLLRLVDSCCRREPTQECPILEAIQETPEQREENSYATS